A region of the Hylaeus volcanicus isolate JK05 chromosome 5, UHH_iyHylVolc1.0_haploid, whole genome shotgun sequence genome:
GTATCGTAAATTAGACTTCTTGGGATTGAGTATTCCTCGTGAATCGAatgaaagtaacaaaatatacatcatTTATTTGATCTATGATCCTAAGggaaataaatgaacaaataacaGTTAACGTatcataaataacaataagGTATATTTactgaaacattaaaaatatcaatatacaacaaaaattaatttatacttgaTTTCTTAATACACAACATTTTCGAGTGTACTTATACGTTACTTaatgcgaaattaaaaaatgccaatcattgatttgaaatatttcgaattagTTTTACTTaagtgttaaataataattcttgcaTATGCTGTACTTTGGTTGCAAGTTTATACAAAACTATTGTTGTACTTTTTAATGAAGCTATACATAATTTCTAGAAAGCTATAATTACAAGTACTCGAAATACTTAATGCAGAAGAGTGTAAGTAAAAAGTGTAGATAAAGGCAAGTAGGCATGTTTGAAGCAATAGACTGCGGAGACTGTTGTTGGTTACTTGGTTGTGAAACACATAAATCTTCACAGTCCTCATTTTCGCATATATCACAAAGCGTAGCCTTCCGAGGTTCATAAAATACTCTTGCTCTTCTTGCTAGAGACACGAAAAGATGTAATCATATATTAAAGAcgtaaattaaacaaaattgaataattggtAGTggtacataaaattattataaacgtTCCGAATTAAAGGTTTTCTTTAACGTTTGAATAACTTACACGAATCATAATAGTCATATATGGAAACTGGTACTGGTTTCTGTTTTGCCACTTTGTGTGTTCTGAATGCAGATACTGTAGGACAATATTCTTGCCTATCCATCTGTAATATAATGTTTACCGTCTAGTTTTTGATTGTTGGAAACAACATATACAGTGTATTTCAAAAGATGACACACGTGTGATGTTTATACTTGAGAGATACTCTGTGTATGTGTGCAGAGACTATGTCTATTTACATACCTTGTCGAAGTATAATATCACTACTGTATCTCCATTCTTGGTTTCTACACGTTTCACGTTTTGCGATACCTCAAGACTCGGTAGCGAATCTCTGTCCACAGTAAAACCAGATGGCAAAGTAGCTTCCATCACAACCATATTACTTTCATTTGCTTCTTTAGTTTGGACGAATCTATTTAAGAAATGTGTTATCAAGTACATGTTATAATCACACGTAATATTTACGAAACTTTAACCCTCTGCAGTCCAGACTTTCTAATTTCAATACATTCCTGTCAAGCCTCGCTTGATATAGGACCATAGAagactatacagggtgtcccagaagtAGTGTAAGAAGCAGAAAtgggggggtagctgagacgattctgaatcacaatttcctttgcaaaaatgtcggatggtgcttcgtttttgaattatttacgaaGCCACTCCCCATTTCCgcttcttacactaattctgggtcCCCCTGTACAAACTATAACATACCTAGAGCAAATAGAAAGTTGCAAGTGATTGGCATTAGAGTTCTTATCAACTTGAGGGTCCAAGGTAAAGAGTGGCCACGCTCCAGTTACGTTCAAATTGTattggaatgaaatttgaacCAACGCGAATCCATTTCCAGTGGCTGTTATATTAACTAACCGTGCTTTTCTGGGCAGCTaaggatataaaaataatagaaacatttgTTAAGCGTGATGCGTCTAATTTGAACTCACCACTTGTTTCTGAAGTATCATAGAATTATCAGGATTGATATTCATGTGACTCTGTCCACCACCTTCGTACTTGAATGTTATTgatacagaattatttttcgttgctAGTTTCTCACCCAATTTCGCTAAGGCTTGTATTCCAATTACGGTGTCCTGGAAATTCGATCAACGCATTATTCACGGATCATATTAGCgtcattttacatatttttgttatacttaCTTGTGTAGACGCAAAACCACCTTCAGCATTTCGTTGTTTCACGAGCCACTTCATTATAGCTATAGAATCACTGATAGGATTATTACGTACGATATAAGTTAACAACGTGTAGGACGTCATTTCGACATCAACGGGTCGCGGTAGAGAATACCATGGATTTTTGTCATCTTTCAAAACGGGTTTACTCCACCATTTAAGATCTTCTTTTGTCATGGCTTTAGATTCTAACAAGTTAAATGCGGCTTCCTCGTATGGATGCTTTGCCAAATTTAAGGCATACGTACAGATACTCAAAGCATATGTATCATCCAGGTCATTCATGTTGCGGATAATGTAATcgattcctttatttattgtatttctgtatttacCATCAGAGTtctgtaaaaaagaatataacgTCTTAACGTCGTTCTTGATGCATTGGAATAGAACTCGCACCGAGCTTCATAGTTTCATAATCtgaagtaattattatatgaacTCACAGCATTCTCGAGAAAAGCAATAAGAGTAAATGCTGTCAATGCAAGACCTTTTGCAGCTCCACCTTGCATGTCGCGATGACTGACTTTTCCTACTTCGGGAAAGCTTCCATTTGAAGCTTGGTTATTCGATAACCACTGAAGAGCTTCATCTATTATTCTATCTTCAATTGGAATGTATTCCTTAGCCTGTTTGAAAGCTTTTGCTACAAAGGCAGTAAGCCTAACAGAAaagtaaattgtaatataacgAAAGATATTACGATATTCATGAACGTAACGAAacagtttatatatttatataaagcaTACCATGTGCTTCCACTGCTATCTGACATGCCAAATGCACTAAACGATCCATCGTCGTGTCTGTAAGTCAACTCCCTTTGATAGCCTATTTCCATGTACCTTATAGCTTTACCTTGCACTGCTTGTGTTAATTGATTggtattctaaaaataaatttttacatgtaCAATCGGCTTTttgcgtgaaaaaaaaatatgcgaTAACTTAGTTGCTTCATACATTCACTTACTTtgagataatttaatatcattatgTTCGGAACGAAATTCAACATATTTTGCTCTCCACAACCAGCTGGCaacttaattaaattcgcCAGATTCAGAATGCTTGGACCCAAGATGTCGCCTAAGAAGAACATAATTTAATGATTGACATTCTTCACTTGTAATATAAATCTATCAATTACATGAAATTTACCAACATCAACTTGTTTcgataggaaatttgaataatggaAATCTTACCTACTGCAGAAATTTCAACATGCTCAGATCCTGGTACGGCATTTTTAGGTATATTAATCGTAAAATTAGTCGATACAGTAGCTTTACTTCTTAGATCCAAGAAAGTAGCTTTGTTTAGGTATTGTGTTTCTCCTTCAGCCTGTAGATACATTAATagacaaacattttatttcattttccgcCTACAAcggataaaaacaaaagaaaatacgtTACTTTAACAAGTAGTTTGCGCTCAACGCTATCGCCAGCTAAAACGCTATTCGCAGTTGCTTTAACTGTGATATATCCCAAATCTCTGGGAACTATCATGAAAGATACGCTGGCGCCAGAATTAGCTTTCACTTCGACTTTCTTCTTCCGGTACAATTCCAactctgaaatatttaaacgtggTTCACGTCCATTTCGAACAGAACAAAGCGATCTTCATCCAAGGAATTTCAGAATATAATTCTCATAgtgatttatattaaaaatgtttaaactaaaGAGTTATGTTTGCCTCTATATCCTGCAAGttgaatttacaaaaattgtctAATTCTGTCTTACTTGGTACATCGTGAACCTCATTGGAAATTTCGGCAAAATCGAACTGACCCTCGTGCGTCAGCAAAACTTCAGCGTCCACACCCTTATTCAGATAATTGAACACTACAATTTGTATCGCAACAATTTCTCCTCGAATCACAGAGTAAGGGAGATCCATGGCAATGAAAAATGGCCTAAAAACCTTTAactgcaacaaaaaaaaaatcaatgtttcgcGTTATATTTCTTATCACGTACATTTCCATATCGTCTGTAACAACCATTGGCATCTCAATTCGTAATTACCTTTCGTGGTTCTTCTATGAGACCTAGCCCGTGAACGTCATTCACAGAAAATGCAGTTAGCACCCATGATGTGATCGAATCGGGTacgtttcttttcaattcGTTCCTTCCGTCATACCTAATTTCAACGTGcttacttatttttatgttttaagttcattttttttacatttagaaGCAGTACAATTTGATgtatcaaaaaaaaacaaaaaaaaagagaaatttgtaTACCATGATTAATCTAAAACAGCTggcaaatattaaaagaaatttgtttttaccgcaataaatttgttcataaaCAAGTCCTACGTGTAAAAGTGATTTCGATAATAGTTGTATCTTACAGAAACTCAATCACCGTGTGAAAACTAAGCAATGTACTTTGTATAGTATGGaagaatctataaaatatgatgcaatttaaccctttgcactatAACAGttttttcttacattattCTTAACTctgatttaattattatggTTTTCATATCGCACCTTAGATATAAAGAAATTGCTGGCAGTTATTTAAAGTTTAGCATTTTATTAACTAAACGACCGTTCaggaagaataaattaaagagttaattatattttttatcatatcaaatttttacgCATACATTCAAAGGATcttttgaatagaaatatgtCCCACTAATTTATGtgattaacacattcgcgaccggcggatattttacgtttctaccACCAAGTACTGACggaagataataaaattctgaagccggacatcgcaaatttgtatcgttataaagatgaaaattacaaaatacattttgaaatatcaatgtagtaaatatgtcgcgtataaaataaaaagattttcataattttgtcataaccaggaatagagtCTGATGCGACGTGAATTCAGCGGTCGCGTATGTGTTAACTGTACGAAATATCACGTCAAGGGTGACTTAACAGTTCGAAAGTagttaaatattgttttgcCAGAGATATCATCgtagtgcaaagggttaaaactaTATGACTATGTGAGCCAGACATACACGAACACCCAGAACATCCCAGagttttaatttacacaaGTAATGTTCTGTACAAAACGAAGCGACAATTACATGACCGTTACTCATTGAAGAACTTATATAAAGCGTGTATATAGAGCTTCGTAAACTGAAAGTAAAAGATAAATACCCTGAAGAGAAGTTTGTAAAAAGCCAGGTGTTTAAAATGTCATGCATTAGGAAAACACGGGGCTTATTCCAGACAGGAATTGGGATGCGAGAGAAGGCATAAGGACCTGCCAGCGGTGGTCTTGTTGCTAGTTTGTGCATAACAGGTGGACCAAGGTCTGGCCGAAGTGTAGATGCCCCATGAGGCGAGCCTGTTATTCTACCATCCAGTATTCCTGGTTGTCCTGCAATCCAATTCTATGTATTGCATTATATCAGCTCGACCAAGGAAAAATCGTAGTATAACATAACGCTACTACAAAGataaatttctcattaaaCTCCATTTAGAACACACTaacaaggaaaaattgtttcgcgaGGTTCATAACTTTTACAGATCTACAACATTCCCACTTGTCAATGTATTAGGAAACCAAATCGCAGAAAGAGAATTTTAGTTGTAGTAAAGCCATTACCTCATAGCGTCAGTTACACAAAGCTAGTTACACGCATATTTTCCACCTAATACATATCAACCCTTAGCAGTCCAAGTTTTTGTTTGGTTGATGAGATTGGCCCTgagatacttttattttaaatagtagaAGTTTACTCGGTACGTTTATTTTCTGGATTTAAATTATCCGAGTGGCAACTTGGACCATAACGCCAGACTTTGCCTCGCCTGGAAGGAGTACTTGGTCTGTTaagggttaataatttaattacgagaACAATAAAACATATACAGTAGTTTCTCGCTTCAAGACGAATTTTATATCGAGTCAAGAGTCTTGATCCGAGACGTAGCCACAAAGAGACACGCCAAATGTGAGCGAAACTGTAGCCGAGTCTCGCGTTTCGAGAGTGACTCGATATTACAAAGAGAGGTGACTTCTATTTATCTCTAAGAATACTACAATCGTATGAGCCGTTCACCGCACAAATCGATTCACTTCACTTTTCGAAagatcttaaatttaagtgtcaaagcactcgGTGTagtcgtaactttttatatttcatcgtatttctcaactttcaatatttaaaatcttgTTAGTTTGTATCAACTGCAAGAATTTCACTGAACAGTGGCGACATTGTGGCACaatatttgttacattatttgcTATTATTGTACTCGATatcataaatatacttttagtAGATATGCTAGTACTATCAGATGAATGAAACTCTGAAAGAGGCCACAAGACAAGAAAGATAGGAAGATATCAGGTGGagcagaaagtaatgtcgtttttgtagatgtcaatacttgtttatcatttatcaggtcattgtgtaccaattgatttttatcgatatgagtttgaaaatttgctagatagcaaaaggttgttggTAAAGAGTGCGAAcacaattgattaaaaataaaaacttgttacgAATTTACTtgttagaatttaatgtaaaagaaacgacgttactttctggtccccctaatactAGGCGAGAGGATTCATCAGTCAAGTTTCTTTCTAACTGATCCTGCAGAATAGAACTCTCCTATACCGGCTCGCTGATAGTCTCAGAAAAAATAGTAGTCTGTGTCCTGCTACCAGAAAAAAAACTTCGGTCTTGAAGCAAAGGACTACCGGATCGAGTGATTTTCGAATGGTTAATATATGAAtagtattaaagaaatattttagcaggtaaaaatttcaatggcATTACCCAGCATCAAGCGTTTGCCAAAGCCAAGTTTCAGGAAAATTCTTGCGTACTTTCATCTTCTCTGATGGTAATACAATTGAACTTGAACCTCCAGCAGCAGTTGAAAAGGCAACGCCCTCTAAACCAGATCTGTAGTATACTATACAAACATAAGCTTTGTTATACGATAAATACCTTGTCTGATCAGTTAAAGAACTGATAGTGACTATTATATGGAATATCGGGCTTGAGGATATTACATTCATGCTAcgttataaataagtaaaacgTCGTAGGCTACGTTACTACgtcagaaaaatattcagtatCACATGTAATAGGGGGtgagtaaaataatattagtaaCCAGCTTAATATGCCATTTAAAGACTTGGTTGAGTTTACTTACGAAGTGCGGTATTTTCATGAACGTATCCATTTGTCATAATGATAGCACCACTTTCCtgatacagaaatatatagttcaaattttttactgataaattgaacgaaatatCGAAACGAAAGTATCGGGGTATTTACGCTAAAAACTTCGTTTGCTGTGGCTGATCCAGGGCTCCACAGATATCGATCGAAAACTGAATCCGCATATGGCGATTCCTGTACCATATCGTACGATTTTAACTCTTTGTATACTTGTTCCTGCAACCAATCAAAATCTGTTGTAACGATTCACAATTTCGATAGGACTTTGATCAACGAAAGCATTAAAGATTACTTACATATGAAATATCGTTGCCAGACTTCAGCAAAATGGACCTTTGGTCCACGCCTAATAATCCGACGTACGAGTTTGGTTtcgaagtaattaataaattaacattctcGCCTGGTCCAACTTCTTCGGGCGCTACTTTAATGTCAACCTTGAGTAAGAAACGTGAATTTAatacttaaatttattaatagcaATTTTTACTCTAATTTAATTGCCGGTGTTAACTTACAAAATTCTGAAGTACTCCTTCGAGTTCTACGTCCAATGCATCTGCTATAATTTCTCCATCGTTTGCGATATAGTATACTATTACATGCGCGGTTGGCGCCATAACGTACGTTGCCAAAAACCTAAGATTAAAACTCGTTAGTGCAGACTCTTCGAGCGATTAAGAGACTAAAAATCTGCGTGCttagaaattgataaatatttacttgaacgTTGTCGTATATTTGTCTTGTACGTATATAGAGCCAGCATCCAATATATCCCCTCGGCCAAATATTTCGTAACTAACATATTTTAACGGAACTGTAGAATTTACCTCCATCTCGACCTCTCGATTGACCTTAACcgaaaataacattattaatattgatattatcgCATCTAAAATAACTTACGAATGTGCATACCGTGGGTTTCTCCGTTTTCGATATAACTTGTATGTATTCGTTGCTCAGAGACATAGCTTGATTTGTAGAGGGGAACCACTCGTGAAGATTCAGATATTGTGCCTatatgtaacaatttttttttcattagataacgtcaaatattttcaatttcacatcTATGTAAGAGTTACTAGCCATCGAGTTCACCAGTCACTCTTAACAGTACTTGTGTTAAACGCTTACTTCGATATTTAAAGGAACCGAAATGTTATCCTGGCTTTTCGGTGGATAGAAATCTAATTGTATCATTCCATTGTCATCTAGCATACGAGTAATATTGGTATAGGCGGATTGGTTATAAGTGTATCCATACATTATTGTAACAGGATTTTTCTTATCTCGAACTGGTGATCCATCATGGTATGTTAATTTTAtctgaaagaattttttctcgtgaaatattCTTAAACATAGATTTAGGAGGGCATGTATGACCAGAATAGTGTAATGTAGGTACAAATGGAACAACCTTCCACcctatttatgtaaaagataaaaagacACTAATTAATATGGAAGATATCTTTTGGATGAAAACGATCCATTTCGATAAATAGTTTTTCTTCGACCTATTTAGACAGTTGCACCTAGATTACGTCATTCTACTCGTATGCACCTCCTTAAAATTCAACTAGAACAACACTGTGCACGTACAAACGTTGTATATTTCAGATTAGGTTTGTAATATTCTGATGTTTTTATCAAATCCATTGTGTATTTATACTTATGCAACGTTATATGCATAGAAGTATTTTGTCTTCTACCAGTTAGAGATTCTTCCACTGCCACATCAATCATAACTGGTCTTTCGAATTCATCGGTTAATCTATGAAAAATTCGTAATGCGTTAatgagtatttaaaaaaaaaaaaaaaaaacatgattaATATTGTACTATTCAATTACACGTACTTAAGTTCAGACTGAATATCAAACTCAACTGTCACTTTTCCATCGATAGGAATCACCTTACGCACGGGTTGTTGAAAAATTGGTTGGATGACACCAGAGAAAATGTCCGGATAAGCTGTAACCGTTGCCTCACCTTTTACCGGCTTACCGTAAGTGTacctaaataattttcactttaAAGTTAATAATTCCGATCGTATTTGTAACGAACATATTACGATTCGAACATTAATTCGTTGTTGCAGTTGTGgtgaaaaaaattttacgaataatcTTTGACCAACGTTTTCAAAaactttgaatataaaaaaaaagaaatatggaTTTATCTAACTACTAGAATTCACTTACTTCGCGCGAATCGTTGCAGTGATCTTTGAATCTTTAAACGTAAAATGTTGAGGAGCGTCGATAGTTACTTCAAAATTCGGAAGAACATACTCGGCGACCtcaaattctttttcgaaaatttgatCACCGACGTTAGCCATGATTTTCCAAGTACCTAAAACTGGCGATTCGGACAATTCGATTTCTCCATTAAAGATTCCGTGCGTTATAGGTGGACGAAGCCACTGTTTAATTCTGTTTCCTTTTCCATCCTATAAATTGTAGTTTTAAAAGTgcagtaaattaaaaaaaaaaaaaaaaaaaaagaa
Encoded here:
- the LOC128876660 gene encoding CD109 antigen-like isoform X2 is translated as MNWQWFHIFFLSCIVTSTIAEPYYSIIAPKVVRPDSEYHVAVSTTGVSTTSTIYIELNGLFDNGETFNVSQVTRVQPYSTRILRLEIGDIVPGRYQLIARGLSGIDFSTSKPIEYIHKSYSVFIQTDRAIYKPGNKVMFRCVLLNSRLRPTLTRLIDVNVADGKGNRIKQWLRPPITHGIFNGEIELSESPVLGTWKIMANVGDQIFEKEFEVAEYVLPNFEVTIDAPQHFTFKDSKITATIRAKYTYGKPVKGEATVTAYPDIFSGVIQPIFQQPVRKVIPIDGKVTVEFDIQSELKLTDEFERPVMIDVAVEESLTGRRQNTSMHITLHKYKYTMDLIKTSEYYKPNLKYTTFIKLTYHDGSPVRDKKNPVTIMYGYTYNQSAYTNITRMLDDNGMIQLDFYPPKSQDNISVPLNIEAQYLNLHEWFPSTNQAMSLSNEYIQVISKTEKPTVNREVEMEVNSTVPLKYVSYEIFGRGDILDAGSIYVQDKYTTTFKFLATYVMAPTAHVIVYYIANDGEIIADALDVELEGVLQNFVDIKVAPEEVGPGENVNLLITSKPNSYVGLLGVDQRSILLKSGNDISYEQVYKELKSYDMVQESPYADSVFDRYLWSPGSATANEVFSESGAIIMTNGYVHENTALLYYRSGLEGVAFSTAAGGSSSIVLPSEKMKVRKNFPETWLWQTLDAGYDGRNELKRNVPDSITSWVLTAFSVNDVHGLGLIEEPRKLKVFRPFFIAMDLPYSVIRGEIVAIQIVVFNYLNKGVDAEVLLTHEGQFDFAEISNEVHDVPKLELYRKKKVEVKANSGASVSFMIVPRDLGYITVKATANSVLAGDSVERKLLVKAEGETQYLNKATFLDLRSKATVSTNFTINIPKNAVPGSEHVEISAVGDILGPSILNLANLIKLPAGCGEQNMLNFVPNIMILNYLKNTNQLTQAVQGKAIRYMEIGYQRELTYRHDDGSFSAFGMSDSSGSTWLTAFVAKAFKQAKEYIPIEDRIIDEALQWLSNNQASNGSFPEVGKVSHRDMQGGAAKGLALTAFTLIAFLENANSDGKYRNTINKGIDYIIRNMNDLDDTYALSICTYALNLAKHPYEEAAFNLLESKAMTKEDLKWWSKPVLKDDKNPWYSLPRPVDVEMTSYTLLTYIVRNNPISDSIAIMKWLVKQRNAEGGFASTQDTVIGIQALAKLGEKLATKNNSVSITFKYEGGGQSHMNINPDNSMILQKQVLPRKARLVNITATGNGFALVQISFQYNLNVTGAWPLFTLDPQVDKNSNANHLQLSICSRFVQTKEANESNMVVMEATLPSGFTVDRDSLPSLEVSQNVKRVETKNGDTVVILYFDKMDRQEYCPTVSAFRTHKVAKQKPVPVSIYDYYDSSRRARVFYEPRKATLCDICENEDCEDLCVSQPSNQQQSPQSIASNMPTCLYLHFLLTLFCIKYFEYL
- the LOC128876660 gene encoding CD109 antigen-like isoform X1; its protein translation is MNWQWFHIFFLSCIVTSTIAEPYYSIIAPKVVRPDSEYHVAVSTTGVSTTSTIYIELNGLFDNGETFNVSQVTRVQPYSTRILRLEIGDIVPGRYQLIARGLSGIDFSTSKPIEYIHKSYSVFIQTDRAIYKPGNKVMFRCVLLNSRLRPTLTRLIDVNVADGKGNRIKQWLRPPITHGIFNGEIELSESPVLGTWKIMANVGDQIFEKEFEVAEYVLPNFEVTIDAPQHFTFKDSKITATIRAKYTYGKPVKGEATVTAYPDIFSGVIQPIFQQPVRKVIPIDGKVTVEFDIQSELKLTDEFERPVMIDVAVEESLTGRRQNTSMHITLHKYKYTMDLIKTSEYYKPNLKYTTFIKLTYHDGSPVRDKKNPVTIMYGYTYNQSAYTNITRMLDDNGMIQLDFYPPKSQDNISVPLNIEAQYLNLHEWFPSTNQAMSLSNEYIQVISKTEKPTVNREVEMEVNSTVPLKYVSYEIFGRGDILDAGSIYVQDKYTTTFKFLATYVMAPTAHVIVYYIANDGEIIADALDVELEGVLQNFVDIKVAPEEVGPGENVNLLITSKPNSYVGLLGVDQRSILLKSGNDISYEQVYKELKSYDMVQESPYADSVFDRYLWSPGSATANEVFSESGAIIMTNGYVHENTALRQPGILDGRITGSPHGASTLRPDLGPPVMHKLATRPPLAGPYAFSRIPIPVWNKPRVFLMHDILNTWLFTNFSSGYDGRNELKRNVPDSITSWVLTAFSVNDVHGLGLIEEPRKLKVFRPFFIAMDLPYSVIRGEIVAIQIVVFNYLNKGVDAEVLLTHEGQFDFAEISNEVHDVPKLELYRKKKVEVKANSGASVSFMIVPRDLGYITVKATANSVLAGDSVERKLLVKAEGETQYLNKATFLDLRSKATVSTNFTINIPKNAVPGSEHVEISAVGDILGPSILNLANLIKLPAGCGEQNMLNFVPNIMILNYLKNTNQLTQAVQGKAIRYMEIGYQRELTYRHDDGSFSAFGMSDSSGSTWLTAFVAKAFKQAKEYIPIEDRIIDEALQWLSNNQASNGSFPEVGKVSHRDMQGGAAKGLALTAFTLIAFLENANSDGKYRNTINKGIDYIIRNMNDLDDTYALSICTYALNLAKHPYEEAAFNLLESKAMTKEDLKWWSKPVLKDDKNPWYSLPRPVDVEMTSYTLLTYIVRNNPISDSIAIMKWLVKQRNAEGGFASTQDTVIGIQALAKLGEKLATKNNSVSITFKYEGGGQSHMNINPDNSMILQKQVLPRKARLVNITATGNGFALVQISFQYNLNVTGAWPLFTLDPQVDKNSNANHLQLSICSRFVQTKEANESNMVVMEATLPSGFTVDRDSLPSLEVSQNVKRVETKNGDTVVILYFDKMDRQEYCPTVSAFRTHKVAKQKPVPVSIYDYYDSSRRARVFYEPRKATLCDICENEDCEDLCVSQPSNQQQSPQSIASNMPTCLYLHFLLTLFCIKYFEYL